One window of the Nicotiana tabacum cultivar K326 chromosome 4, ASM71507v2, whole genome shotgun sequence genome contains the following:
- the LOC107797166 gene encoding ABC transporter A family member 7 codes for MADGPASFWTQANALLRKNLTFQKRDVKSNIRLILVPIVLCLLLVLIQNLVNKELDKPSNRCGCKCVDTNGDGKCEEVCGIEYSDLDQVGSCPIPSPPEWPPLLQIPASKYRAVQTDSISYRDLPDDSCKISGSCPATILLTGTNQTFGESMGRNFFSSGSTLNSSDIFYSLAYNILGSESQTELMNFLEAAFFSNLPVYNVRPQCPPNSTFSFPLEFGSVAVQQEISCVKGLHLWRNSSYEINDELYKGYRKGNPVGKINEIIAAYDFFNSNRNGFNVNIWYNSTYKDDTGNRPMSLTRVPRSVNLASNAYLQFLLGPSARMLFEFVKEMPKAETKLKLDFASLLGPLFFTWVVSQLFPVVLIALVYEKQQKLRIMMKMHGLADGPYWMISYSYFLVVSSIYMLCFVIFGSLVGLKFFLLNDYSIQFVFYFIYINLQVSLAFLVAAFFSNVKTATVIGYMMVFANGLLAAFLFQFFLQDESFPRGWIIVMEIYPGFSLFRGLYEFSQYAFNANYMGTDGMRWKDLSDGKNGMKDVLIIMIVQWLVFLFLAYYIDQIASSGKDPLFFLWSSRKKPSPSFRKHSLRRQGSKVFVQMEKPDVAQERERVEQLLESSTSHAIICDNLKKVYPGKDGNPEKFAVRGLSLALPQGECFGMLGPNGAGKTTFINMMIGLIKPSSGTAYAQGMDIRTNMDMIYTNMGVCPQHDLLWEKLTGREHLLFYGRLKNLKGSVLTQAVEESLKNVNLFHGGVADKQAGKYSGGMKRRLSVAISLIGDPKVVYMDEPSTGLDPASRHNLWNVVKRAKQDRAIILTTHSMEEAEHLCDRLGIFVDGSLQCIGNPKELKARYGGSYVFTMTTSSDNEEEVEHMVRHLSPNANRIYHISGTQKFELPKQEVRIADVFQAVEKAKSKFTVYAWGLADTTLEDVFIKVARSAQAFNVLS; via the exons ATGGCGGATGGTCCAGCGAGCTTCTGGACTCAAGCCAATGCTTTGCTCAGAAAGAATTTGACTTTTCAG AAACGAGATGTTAAGTCAAATATTCGCCTCATTTTGGTCCCTATCGTACTTTGTTTATTGCTAGTTCTCATTCAAAATTTGGTCAATAAAGAGTTGGATAAACCATCAAACAGATGTGGCTGTAAATGTGTTGACACAAATGGTGATGGCAAATGTGAAGAAGTTTGTGGTATCGAATATTCAGATTTGGATCAAGTCGGCAGCTGTCCGATTCCTAGCCCACCGGAATGGCCTCCCTTGTTACAGATACCAGCATCAAAGTATCGTGCTGTTCAAACTGATTCTATTTCATATAGGGACTTGCCCGATGATTCATGTAAAATATCGGGTTCTTGTCCAGCTACTATACTTCTGACTGGAACTAATCAGACTTTTGGAGAAA GTATGGGTAGAAATTTTTTCAGCAGTGGATCAACTCTAAATTCCTCTGACATTTTCTATAGCTTAGCCTATAATATCTTG GGTTCCGAGTCACAGACTGAGCTTATGAATTTTCTCGAGGCAGCTTTCTTCTCCAACTTGCCAGTCTACAATGTTCGACCTCAATGTCCTCCAAACTCTACATTTTCTTTTCCATTGGAATTTGGTTCTGTAGCTGTTCAGCAAG AGATAAGCTGTGTGAAAGGTTTACACTTGTGGCGTAATAGTTCTTATGAGATCAATGATGAGCTTTATAAAGGTTACAGGAAGGGGAATCCAGTGGGAAAGATAAACGAGATAATAGCAG CATATGATTTCTTTAATTCAAACAGAAATGGTTTCAATGTGAATATTTGGTATAACTCTACGTATAAGGATGACACAGGCAATCGACCTATGTCATTGACAAGGGTTCCTCGTTCAGTGAATTTG GCATCAAATGCCTACCTTCAGTTTTTACTTGGACCTTCTGCAAGAATGCTGTTTGAGTTTGTCAAAGAAATGCCCAAAGCAGAAACAAAACTCAAGCTGGACTTTGCTTCTCTCCTGGGACCACTATTCTTTACATGGGTGGTTTCTCAACTTTTTCCT GTTGTTTTGATAGCTCTAGTTTATGAGAAGCAGCAGAAACTAAGAATCATGATGAAAATGCATGGACTTGCGGATGGTCCCTATTGGatgatttcttattcttattttttggtcgtATCTTCTATATACATGTTATGTTTTGTGATTTTCGGCTCATTAGTAG GCTTGAAGTTTTTTTTGCTTAATGATTACAGCATCCAGTTCGTGTTTTACTTCATTTACATAAACTTGCAAGTGTCCCTTGCTTTTCTGGTTGCTGCATTTTTCTCGAATGTTAAGACAGCTACAG TCATCGGCTATATGATGGTGTTTGCAAACGGACTCTTGGCAGCATTCCTTTTCCAGTTCTTTCTCCAGGATGAATCATTTCCCA GAGGCTGGATTATAGTTATGGAGATATATCCTGGATTTTCTCTTTTTCGTGGATTATATGAGTTTTCCCAATATGCTTTCAATGCTAATTATATGGGAACAGATGGTATGAGATGGAAAGATTTGAGTGATGGAAAAAATGGGATGAAGGATGTCCTAATAATAATGATAGTGCAGTGGTTGGTCTTTCTCTTTCTTGCTTATTACATTGATCAGATTGCATCATCAGGGAAAGATCCCCTATTTTTCTTGTGGAGCTCCCGAAAGAAGCCTTCACCTTCCTTCAGGAAACATAGTTTACGAAGGCAGGGTTCTAAAGTTTTCGTACAAATGGAGAAACCTGATGTTGCCCAGGAG AGGGAGAGAGTTGAACAGTTACTCGAATCAAGTACAAGTCATGCCATCATTTGTGACAATTTGAAAAAGGTTTATCCAGGGAAAGACGGAAACCCTGAGAAATTTGCAGTGAGAGGATTGTCACTTGCTTTGCCTCAAGGGGAATGTTTTGGTATGCTTGGTCCCAACGGTGCTGGCAAAACTACTTTTATTAATATG ATGATTGGGCTCATAAAACCAAGCTCCGGTACTGCATATGCTCAGGGTATGGATATACGAACAAACATGGATATGATATACACCAACATGGGTGTATGTCCGCAGCATGA CTTACTTTGGGAAAAGTTAACAGGAAGGGAGCACCTACTTTTCTATGGAAGGCTTAAAAATCTTAAAGGATCAGTCCTGACACAA GCAGTTGAAGAATCTCTTAAGAATGTCAACTTATTTCATGGGGGCGTTGCTGACAAGCAAGCTGGGAAATACAGTGGAGGTATGAAGAGGAGGCTAAGTGTTGCAATTTCACTGATCGGAGATCCTAAG GTTGTCTACATGGATGAGCCCAGTACTGGACTGGATCCAGCTTCGCGACATAACTTATGGAATGTTGTCAAACGTGCAAAGCAAGATAGAGCAATTATTCTCACAA CCCATTCCATGGAAGAAGCAGAGCATCTATGTGATCGACTAGGAATATTCGTTGATGGCAGCTTGCAGTGCATAGGAAATCCCAAAGAG TTGAAGGCAAGATATGGGGGGTCTTATGTGTTTACAATGACAACATCATCAGATAATGAGGAAGAAGTGGAGCACATGGTGCGACACCTATCCCCAAATGCCAACAGGATATACCATATATCTGGGACACAGAAGTTTGAGTTGCCAAAGCAAGAGGTTAGAATTGCAGATGTATTTCAAGCAGTTGAGAAAGCAAAGAGTAAATTCACAGTTTATGCTTGGGGTTTGGCTGATACAACTTTAGAGGATGTGTTTATCAAGGTTGCTCGCAGTGCTCAGGCTTTCAATGTTCTCTCTTAA